A genomic stretch from Planctomycetaceae bacterium includes:
- a CDS encoding right-handed parallel beta-helix repeat-containing protein: MTTVADFGATGDGVTDDTDAIQHAIDESIGQLSFTRGTYRITKSIMVDLASVGWTSLDGQAGTARIVMDGQGPAIVLKGNHKGSADPKSYTVETWNHERMPMIKDIEITGQHPEADGILVTGATQPTITGVMLRNLRNGIQITGRARNVLIDHCHIYYNTGIGIHLHDLNLHQTIISSSHISYCRLGGIRIERSEIRNLQITGNDIEYNNNRAHGIEGADAEPTAEIYLDATVGSIREGTICSNTIQATYSPNGSNIRFIGQGPDKNPQVGMWTISGNLIGSQWNNIHLTAAQGVTITGNYIYSGHNRNVLVEDSVQILLGDNCFGHNADYGVERELCTGVTFRNSNDCIINGNLLQDCQTGRHRFPEAPELQREALLEIMGCRNFIISNTQVLDSAPYGIRLDNSQDVTLSAVTVIDRRATRLQKAAIHWTGPVGDSILTACRLGPSNETAFMTEEQPMLNACIVK; encoded by the coding sequence ATGACCACCGTTGCAGATTTTGGAGCGACCGGAGACGGCGTCACTGATGACACGGACGCGATACAGCATGCGATCGACGAATCCATTGGACAACTCTCGTTCACTCGCGGTACGTATCGTATTACCAAGTCAATTATGGTGGATCTGGCGTCGGTCGGCTGGACTTCGCTGGACGGGCAGGCAGGGACCGCTCGTATCGTCATGGACGGACAAGGTCCGGCAATCGTTCTGAAAGGTAACCACAAAGGCAGCGCAGATCCAAAGAGCTACACGGTGGAAACCTGGAACCACGAACGTATGCCGATGATCAAAGACATCGAGATCACCGGTCAGCATCCTGAAGCCGATGGAATTCTTGTCACCGGTGCGACTCAGCCAACAATCACCGGAGTCATGTTGCGCAACCTGCGTAACGGAATTCAGATCACCGGTCGGGCTCGCAATGTTCTGATCGATCATTGCCACATCTATTACAACACTGGTATTGGCATTCATCTCCACGATCTGAATCTGCATCAGACAATCATCAGCAGTTCCCACATCAGTTATTGTCGGCTGGGCGGCATTCGCATTGAACGCAGCGAAATCCGCAATCTGCAGATCACGGGAAACGACATCGAATACAACAATAATCGTGCTCATGGTATCGAAGGTGCTGATGCCGAACCCACCGCCGAGATTTACCTGGACGCGACTGTTGGCAGCATTCGTGAAGGCACTATCTGCAGCAATACCATTCAGGCAACCTACAGTCCCAACGGGTCCAATATTCGATTCATCGGTCAGGGTCCCGATAAAAACCCACAGGTCGGCATGTGGACAATCAGCGGCAACCTGATCGGAAGTCAGTGGAATAACATCCATCTGACGGCTGCTCAGGGAGTCACCATCACCGGCAACTACATCTATTCGGGACACAACCGTAATGTGCTGGTAGAAGACAGTGTTCAGATTCTTCTGGGCGACAACTGCTTCGGGCACAATGCTGACTATGGTGTAGAAAGGGAACTCTGTACCGGTGTCACGTTTCGGAACAGCAACGACTGCATCATCAATGGCAACCTGCTGCAGGATTGTCAGACTGGTCGTCACAGATTCCCGGAGGCCCCGGAACTGCAGCGCGAAGCGCTTCTGGAAATCATGGGGTGCCGAAACTTTATCATTAGCAACACCCAGGTACTGGATTCCGCACCTTATGGCATCCGGCTCGATAATAGTCAGGACGTCACACTGTCGGCGGTCACAGTCATCGACCGTCGCGCCACAAGGTTGCAAAAGGCGGCCATCCATTGGACCGGCCCTGTGGGCGACAGCATCCTGACCGCCTGCCGCCTTGGCCCCTCGAATGAAACGGCATTCATGACGGAAGAACAGCCAATGCTGAACGCCTGCATTGTGAAGTAA
- a CDS encoding DUF1501 domain-containing protein, which translates to MKRHNLQDSGDMISRQRIPQQQSIRRRDTLCAGAAGLLGISLPELLNAQSVAAAIATQQRTELQHVERQAKQLAAQARAKACILLFMWGGPAHQDTWDLKPDAPAEVRGEFKPIDTRVPGIQICEHFPLLAERTDKLAIIRSMTHNNVDHTTATHFLLTGKPPLPSSDLRKDWPHMGSVLARLGRGRDPLPPFVSMRPKLENDVPRFVEQSHGQFAGWLGPTWDPLTIDADPSRPDYRVGEIEPLDAVPSSRMNHRKSLLHSLELTATELQQLDPLKSMQRHYSRAFDLLASAVGRSAFDLTEEPDNVRDWYGRNPHGQSVLQARRLVERGVPLVTVYWPNDGIKNVSVYWDTHSKNFIDHRDRLMPVADKAFSALLDDLQQRGMLDETLVIWTGEFGRTPKIGQRNSDAGAGRDGRDHWPNCFTSVLAGGGIQGGQVYGASDRHAAYPADKPVNPIDLVATVYELMGVPASLELTDIEGRPFVICPGNAIRELMV; encoded by the coding sequence ATGAAGAGACATAACTTGCAGGACTCAGGCGATATGATATCCCGGCAGAGAATCCCACAGCAGCAATCAATCCGACGACGTGATACGCTTTGCGCGGGCGCTGCCGGACTGCTTGGAATTTCGCTGCCGGAACTACTGAACGCTCAATCCGTTGCTGCCGCAATTGCCACGCAGCAACGAACAGAACTTCAGCACGTCGAACGTCAGGCAAAGCAACTGGCCGCGCAGGCCAGAGCAAAAGCATGTATCCTGCTTTTTATGTGGGGAGGCCCAGCGCATCAGGATACCTGGGATTTGAAACCGGATGCACCGGCGGAAGTTCGAGGAGAATTCAAACCCATCGACACGCGTGTCCCGGGAATTCAGATCTGTGAACATTTCCCGCTGCTGGCGGAACGTACAGATAAACTGGCCATCATTCGATCGATGACCCACAACAATGTCGATCACACGACCGCGACGCACTTCCTGCTGACAGGCAAACCACCGCTTCCATCCAGCGATTTGCGCAAGGACTGGCCACACATGGGTTCTGTCCTGGCACGACTCGGGCGTGGTCGTGATCCACTTCCGCCGTTTGTATCGATGCGACCGAAGCTGGAAAATGATGTTCCGCGATTTGTCGAACAGAGCCATGGACAGTTTGCCGGATGGCTTGGCCCCACCTGGGATCCGCTGACCATCGATGCCGACCCATCCCGGCCTGACTATCGTGTCGGTGAGATTGAACCGCTGGATGCCGTTCCGTCTTCGCGAATGAATCATCGAAAGTCGCTTCTGCATTCTCTGGAACTGACAGCCACGGAGTTACAGCAGCTCGATCCGCTGAAATCCATGCAGCGTCATTATTCAAGAGCCTTTGACCTGCTGGCATCTGCTGTTGGCAGGTCCGCCTTTGATCTGACCGAAGAACCAGACAATGTTCGAGACTGGTACGGACGCAATCCTCACGGGCAATCCGTCCTGCAGGCGCGTCGGCTTGTTGAGCGCGGGGTTCCCCTGGTCACGGTGTACTGGCCCAATGACGGAATCAAGAATGTCAGCGTGTACTGGGATACCCACAGCAAGAACTTCATTGATCATCGTGATCGACTCATGCCGGTGGCTGATAAAGCCTTTTCTGCTTTGCTGGACGATCTTCAGCAACGCGGGATGCTGGACGAAACACTGGTGATCTGGACTGGTGAATTCGGGCGAACGCCCAAAATCGGACAACGCAACAGCGATGCTGGCGCAGGACGCGACGGGCGTGATCACTGGCCGAATTGTTTTACCAGCGTACTGGCCGGTGGCGGTATTCAGGGCGGCCAGGTGTACGGAGCCAGCGACCGTCATGCCGCGTACCCTGCCGACAAACCGGTGAATCCAATCGATCTGGTAGCCACGGTTTATGAATTGATGGGCGTTCCTGCCAGTCTGGAACTGACCGACATCGAGGGCCGTCCATTCGTAATCTGCCCGGGAAATGCCATCCGTGAACTGATGGTATAG
- a CDS encoding M48 family metalloprotease, translating to MPIPVVCHSCTAKFAVNDSLMGKKIRCVKCRSVLEVNSHSVSPSQLPGKDGRSETGRTATRTKAAVTDDAPRKARVVRPENLDSPARPAAPEVATPRVVKARRVESPPAEAATRGSARPPVRARRVEIDSTRPAPANDSRTRRGRETKEKGQLVKAAIPANAFDPPPRDFEKFHRQVLTSFQADTIDHVPVEWSYRIGIVLVSIFMIALPIVYMAMIGGVGWAVWYHFTNHTGIMKSAGSSGSGRAVVFAGLIYLAPAAMGIVLILFMLKPLFSKPGNNSGRRSLQPGDEPLLFEFVDRICSIVGAPPPQRIDIDCNINASAGFNRGILSMFGNDLVLTIGMPLVAGLDMRQFAGVLAHEFGHFAQGTGMRVSYIIRSISYWFTRVVYERDAWDEKLEEWSKEMDLRIGWIFHLTRLAVWLSRRVLWLLMVTGHAVSGFLLRQMEYDADRHEARLAGSDIFASTARQLSVLGIAHHGALADLGQFYDEGRLGDNLPKLIVLNVEQIPEKLLKKIQEHETTAKTGLFDTHPADRDRIASAARENTDGIFAVSSPASHLFRRFDFHARAVTWDFYKEVFGKELRKSSIHPVDDLIERQKLQQESYKALRRFFQGHFSWYRAMPSPTDVWDAPANSNEAAKDLKACRAEMLEAAPGYAKAWKRYDKADTQLIEIKLARALIAAGVNVKAKDFSIPLTTRGQAKQAEDTAGLRQGKMEPKLQAFEDPAADRLYTALKLARVGKIAARLEADNFFPHELDQLLQMFLHINERLYQLLEIRDGQIVLGKLLTILSNGNDAQGVLENIHSQMAVLNDLIVDLHSSFRQTRYPFDHAKADISMAEYMLKKLPDPDNPVELYEAADTIGHSLPPLQARVLGRLCQFAEKVEALIGMPALSDPPDDDDDDDEET from the coding sequence ATGCCAATCCCAGTTGTCTGCCATTCCTGCACCGCGAAGTTTGCGGTGAATGACAGTCTGATGGGGAAGAAGATTCGTTGCGTAAAATGCAGGTCGGTTCTTGAAGTCAACAGCCACAGCGTCTCACCGTCTCAGTTGCCCGGCAAGGACGGCAGGAGCGAAACCGGCAGAACAGCCACTCGAACCAAAGCTGCAGTCACTGATGACGCTCCCAGGAAAGCACGCGTGGTTCGGCCGGAGAATTTAGATTCGCCTGCTCGGCCAGCCGCACCTGAAGTGGCCACCCCCAGAGTCGTCAAAGCCAGACGAGTAGAAAGCCCTCCGGCTGAAGCAGCGACACGCGGATCAGCAAGGCCACCCGTTAGAGCCAGACGCGTGGAAATCGATTCGACGCGACCAGCTCCGGCGAATGATTCCAGAACTCGACGCGGCAGGGAGACCAAAGAGAAAGGCCAATTGGTTAAGGCCGCGATTCCTGCGAATGCTTTCGATCCGCCTCCGCGTGATTTTGAAAAGTTCCATCGACAGGTACTGACTTCGTTTCAGGCGGACACCATTGACCACGTCCCGGTGGAATGGTCATATCGAATCGGGATCGTACTGGTATCGATTTTCATGATTGCTCTGCCAATCGTCTACATGGCAATGATCGGAGGCGTCGGCTGGGCCGTGTGGTACCATTTCACCAATCACACCGGCATCATGAAATCCGCAGGATCCAGCGGCAGCGGTCGCGCGGTTGTTTTCGCGGGACTGATCTACCTTGCCCCGGCAGCCATGGGCATCGTCCTGATTCTGTTCATGCTGAAACCGCTGTTTTCTAAACCCGGTAACAACAGTGGTCGACGAAGTCTGCAGCCCGGGGACGAACCCCTGCTGTTTGAATTTGTCGATCGCATCTGCAGTATTGTTGGTGCTCCGCCCCCCCAGCGCATAGACATCGACTGCAACATCAACGCCAGCGCGGGATTCAATCGCGGCATTCTCAGCATGTTCGGCAATGATCTTGTGCTGACAATCGGTATGCCGCTGGTGGCCGGCCTGGACATGCGTCAATTTGCCGGGGTACTGGCACATGAATTCGGGCATTTCGCGCAGGGCACGGGCATGCGAGTTTCGTACATCATTCGTTCGATCAGTTACTGGTTCACGCGTGTGGTTTACGAACGTGACGCATGGGACGAAAAGCTGGAAGAATGGTCGAAAGAGATGGACCTGCGGATAGGCTGGATTTTTCATCTGACACGGCTTGCAGTCTGGCTGAGCCGTCGCGTGCTATGGCTGCTGATGGTGACGGGACATGCCGTCAGTGGATTTCTCCTGCGACAAATGGAATATGACGCGGACCGACACGAAGCGCGTCTGGCAGGCAGCGATATTTTTGCATCTACTGCCCGGCAGCTCAGTGTGCTGGGAATCGCACACCACGGAGCACTTGCGGACCTCGGTCAGTTCTACGACGAAGGACGACTCGGTGACAATCTGCCGAAACTCATCGTTCTGAACGTTGAACAAATCCCCGAAAAGCTGCTGAAGAAAATTCAGGAACATGAAACGACCGCAAAGACCGGTCTCTTTGACACACATCCCGCCGACCGAGATCGTATTGCCAGTGCAGCAAGAGAAAATACCGACGGTATTTTCGCTGTCTCCAGCCCCGCGTCCCATCTTTTCAGGCGATTCGACTTCCATGCCCGTGCTGTCACCTGGGATTTTTACAAGGAGGTCTTCGGTAAGGAACTCAGGAAGAGCAGCATCCATCCGGTCGATGACCTGATTGAACGACAGAAGCTGCAACAGGAATCTTACAAAGCACTTCGGCGATTTTTTCAGGGGCATTTCTCATGGTACCGGGCCATGCCGTCACCAACAGATGTCTGGGATGCACCTGCGAACTCCAACGAAGCGGCCAAAGACCTGAAGGCTTGTCGAGCCGAAATGCTGGAAGCAGCTCCCGGCTATGCAAAGGCATGGAAGCGATACGATAAGGCCGACACTCAGCTGATCGAAATCAAGCTGGCCCGTGCGCTCATCGCTGCAGGCGTAAACGTCAAGGCCAAAGATTTCAGTATTCCGCTGACAACACGAGGTCAGGCGAAGCAGGCGGAAGATACCGCAGGACTTCGACAGGGAAAGATGGAACCCAAGCTGCAGGCATTTGAAGACCCGGCAGCAGATCGACTTTACACCGCGCTGAAACTCGCGCGTGTCGGCAAGATTGCGGCAAGACTTGAAGCCGACAATTTCTTCCCACACGAACTGGATCAGCTGTTGCAGATGTTCCTTCACATCAACGAGCGGCTGTACCAGCTGCTTGAGATCAGGGATGGACAAATTGTGCTCGGCAAACTTCTGACCATATTATCCAATGGAAATGATGCTCAGGGCGTGCTGGAGAATATTCACAGTCAAATGGCAGTACTCAACGATCTGATTGTCGACCTGCATTCGTCGTTTCGACAGACTCGATATCCCTTCGATCACGCGAAGGCCGACATTTCCATGGCCGAATACATGCTGAAAAAGCTGCCGGACCCCGACAATCCGGTGGAACTTTACGAAGCTGCAGACACCATCGGTCATTCACTGCCCCCGCTACAGGCTCGGGTGCTTGGGAGACTTTGCCAGTTCGCCGAGAAAGTCGAAGCGCTGATCGGCATGCCGGCATTGTCTGATCCACCAGACGATGATGACGACGATGATGAAGAGACATAA
- a CDS encoding TadE/TadG family type IV pilus assembly protein translates to MFRRRFGPPIYFAIDIRPMRSGIPNELTARRSTKRKGAAAVEAAVTLPLLVLLVFGSIELANAVFLKQSINIAAYEAARIVTRPGDNEAQARVRAQEILAARKVGTYTITFDPSNASQRGAGDAVKVTITAPSSNLSYGPLRFMAGKSSHATVTMVKL, encoded by the coding sequence GTGTTTCGACGACGATTCGGGCCACCAATCTATTTTGCCATTGATATACGACCCATGCGATCCGGAATTCCAAACGAATTGACTGCGCGCCGGTCGACCAAACGGAAAGGAGCTGCTGCTGTGGAAGCGGCTGTTACCTTACCGTTACTGGTTTTGCTGGTGTTTGGATCAATCGAACTGGCCAACGCTGTTTTTCTGAAGCAGTCAATCAATATTGCTGCTTACGAAGCGGCGCGGATCGTAACGCGTCCGGGTGACAACGAAGCCCAGGCACGCGTTCGAGCTCAGGAAATCCTGGCCGCCCGCAAGGTCGGGACCTACACGATCACTTTCGATCCATCGAACGCCTCGCAGAGAGGCGCGGGGGATGCTGTCAAGGTGACAATTACTGCACCTTCTTCAAATTTAAGCTACGGGCCTCTTCGGTTCATGGCCGGTAAGTCAAGTCACGCCACTGTCACGATGGTCAAACTTTGA
- a CDS encoding VWA domain-containing protein, whose amino-acid sequence MRISRRVEGARDTAERSGAAHILIAVMLFSFLVTAAMTIDFAYMQLIRTELRTATDAAARAGAEALNRTQDPAAAIQAAVDYAALNNVAGRPFRIAATDVELGRVARQPNGRWSFEAGESPFNSVRINANINDAATTKSIPTFFGPAFGHAGFSTHTQAVAGQQEVEVMLCLDRSGSMLFDMSGIDYSYPTGNGLLSNFTAWGTIWQYHLSPPHPVFSRWAVLRRAVDVFFDEASDQSTPPRTGLVTWGSDYQMPISPYTWYYASETDYPLPAKAGFDWKDSVRDMKQDLKHRQLLPMMGGTNMEAGIRAATSSLTGGNSRPLSNKVIILLTDGQWNAGNDPIFAAQAAASQNITIHTVSMLTTDQPILRDIANATGGKYYVTQNEAELSAAFRELARTLPVVMTE is encoded by the coding sequence ATGCGAATCTCAAGACGAGTCGAGGGCGCCCGGGATACAGCTGAACGGTCAGGTGCAGCACACATTCTGATTGCTGTCATGCTGTTTTCGTTTCTCGTGACGGCAGCGATGACGATTGATTTTGCTTACATGCAGTTGATCAGAACTGAACTTCGAACCGCAACCGACGCAGCCGCGCGCGCTGGGGCTGAAGCACTGAACAGGACGCAGGATCCAGCGGCAGCAATTCAGGCGGCTGTCGACTACGCCGCGCTCAACAATGTTGCAGGTCGGCCATTCCGAATTGCTGCCACCGATGTCGAACTCGGGCGCGTTGCGCGTCAGCCAAACGGGCGATGGAGTTTCGAAGCTGGCGAGTCTCCGTTTAATTCGGTCCGTATCAATGCGAACATCAACGACGCAGCGACGACAAAATCAATTCCAACTTTCTTCGGTCCCGCATTCGGTCACGCCGGCTTTTCCACGCACACTCAGGCTGTGGCCGGGCAGCAGGAAGTCGAAGTGATGCTTTGCCTGGACCGATCAGGTTCGATGTTGTTCGACATGTCCGGAATCGACTATTCGTATCCGACGGGGAATGGGTTGCTGAGCAATTTCACCGCCTGGGGAACGATCTGGCAGTATCACTTGTCCCCACCCCATCCCGTGTTCAGTCGCTGGGCTGTGTTGCGACGGGCTGTCGACGTATTCTTCGATGAGGCCAGCGACCAGTCGACGCCTCCACGGACCGGACTGGTCACCTGGGGATCGGACTATCAGATGCCCATTTCGCCTTACACGTGGTACTACGCCTCCGAGACGGATTACCCGCTGCCGGCGAAGGCGGGATTCGACTGGAAAGACAGTGTCCGCGACATGAAGCAGGACCTTAAGCATCGTCAGTTGCTGCCGATGATGGGTGGGACCAATATGGAGGCCGGGATCAGAGCCGCCACAAGTTCATTGACAGGAGGCAATAGTCGCCCTCTGTCAAACAAAGTCATTATTCTGCTGACCGACGGTCAGTGGAATGCCGGAAATGATCCGATTTTTGCTGCTCAGGCCGCGGCGAGCCAGAATATCACGATTCACACCGTGAGCATGCTGACCACGGATCAGCCGATCCTTCGGGATATTGCGAACGCTACCGGTGGTAAATACTACGTCACACAGAATGAAGCGGAACTGAGTGCAGCGTTTCGAGAACTTGCCCGAACGCTTCCTGTTGTGATGACCGAGTAA
- a CDS encoding TadE/TadG family type IV pilus assembly protein produces MRKLKKNQRDCVDRSSKGRSGALTIEFAIVAPLIFLLFFGGLELAAVNFVRHTAGNAAYEGCRALMLPGGATQDAIDESTRLMNQLGYSNGVNVIANKDATKATVTIEVPARLYSFGLVRFTGNTTIRQTCSLTLEVP; encoded by the coding sequence ATGCGTAAGTTAAAGAAGAATCAGCGGGACTGTGTCGACCGTTCTTCAAAAGGACGGTCTGGCGCATTAACGATTGAGTTTGCCATTGTCGCTCCACTGATCTTCCTGCTTTTCTTTGGAGGACTTGAGCTGGCAGCTGTGAACTTCGTTCGGCACACCGCGGGTAACGCTGCCTACGAAGGATGCCGGGCATTGATGCTGCCGGGCGGAGCGACTCAGGATGCCATCGATGAATCCACTCGATTGATGAATCAACTGGGGTATTCGAACGGAGTGAACGTCATTGCGAACAAAGATGCAACGAAAGCAACCGTGACCATTGAAGTGCCTGCACGCTTGTATTCGTTTGGCCTTGTTCGATTCACAGGCAACACAACAATTCGACAGACCTGTTCGCTGACCCTGGAAGTTCCGTGA
- the ggt gene encoding gamma-glutamyltransferase, whose product MQSQFRATLCQNIVGLISVLFMSGQATISIQAEDRITGQPFATRSEVYARHGMACTSQPLATQTALQILQRGGNAIDAAIAANAVLGLMEPTGCGIGGDIFAIVWDAKTGKLYGLNGSGRSPQSLTPEEFEKRSLKTIPPYGPLPVSVPGCVDGWFSLHERFGKLPVQQILQPAITYAKEGFPVSEVISYYWQNSVPVLGKYPGFMDTFAPEGTGPGKGDIFRNPGLASTLSRIAANGRDEFYKGETANRIASFMKQHGGFLTLEDLASHHSEWIEPVSTNYRGYDVWELPPNGQGIAALQMLNTLEMFDLRSAGFGSADHVHYFVESKKLAFEDRARLYADMQFAAVPVKELISKEYAGKRFDLITPSKAAVAYSPGLPYALEEGDTIYLTVADKDRNMVSLIQSNYRGFGSGMCPDGLGFCLQDRGQLFDLTPGRFNSYAPGKRPFHTIIPAFVTKDGKPFLSFGVMGGATQPQGHVQIISNIIDFGMNLQEAGDAPRILHSGSSQPTGESMTDGGTLALESGFPQKTLDDLRRRGHNFKPQPGAFGGYQGIGYDLQRDLYIGASESRKDGMAAGY is encoded by the coding sequence ATGCAATCACAATTCCGTGCGACGCTGTGTCAGAACATTGTCGGGCTTATTTCTGTCCTGTTCATGTCCGGGCAGGCAACAATCAGTATTCAGGCTGAAGACCGCATTACCGGGCAGCCGTTTGCCACACGTTCAGAGGTTTATGCCAGGCACGGAATGGCGTGTACAAGTCAGCCACTGGCGACTCAAACCGCATTACAAATTCTGCAGCGTGGTGGAAATGCCATCGATGCAGCTATCGCAGCCAATGCCGTCCTTGGACTGATGGAACCCACAGGTTGTGGTATCGGAGGAGACATCTTCGCCATCGTCTGGGATGCAAAAACCGGGAAGCTTTATGGACTGAATGGAAGCGGCCGGTCTCCCCAAAGCTTAACGCCTGAAGAATTCGAGAAGCGATCGCTGAAGACAATTCCACCTTACGGACCGTTGCCGGTATCCGTTCCCGGGTGTGTTGACGGCTGGTTCTCGCTGCATGAACGATTCGGGAAACTGCCTGTGCAGCAGATCCTTCAGCCGGCCATTACGTATGCGAAGGAAGGCTTTCCCGTCTCCGAAGTGATCTCATACTACTGGCAAAACAGCGTGCCTGTTCTGGGTAAGTATCCAGGATTCATGGACACATTTGCCCCGGAAGGAACCGGGCCGGGGAAGGGCGACATTTTCAGAAACCCCGGACTTGCGTCCACACTGTCACGGATTGCCGCCAACGGGCGTGATGAGTTTTACAAAGGTGAAACAGCCAACCGGATCGCGTCCTTCATGAAGCAGCACGGAGGGTTTCTGACGCTGGAGGATCTTGCATCGCACCATTCTGAGTGGATAGAACCTGTTTCCACAAACTACCGTGGCTATGACGTTTGGGAATTGCCACCAAACGGGCAGGGCATCGCAGCACTGCAGATGCTGAATACTCTGGAAATGTTTGATCTGCGATCTGCTGGATTTGGGAGTGCAGACCACGTTCACTATTTTGTGGAATCCAAAAAGCTTGCTTTCGAAGATCGCGCGCGTCTTTATGCGGACATGCAGTTTGCCGCCGTGCCGGTAAAAGAACTGATCTCCAAAGAGTATGCAGGAAAGAGGTTTGATCTCATCACCCCATCAAAGGCTGCCGTCGCCTATTCTCCCGGCCTTCCTTACGCGCTGGAAGAAGGTGACACAATCTACCTGACGGTCGCCGACAAGGATCGAAATATGGTCTCCCTGATCCAAAGTAATTATCGCGGCTTTGGCTCCGGAATGTGTCCCGATGGACTTGGGTTCTGTCTACAGGACCGTGGCCAGTTGTTCGATCTGACTCCCGGACGATTCAACTCTTACGCCCCGGGGAAACGCCCCTTCCACACGATCATCCCCGCTTTTGTGACAAAAGACGGTAAGCCGTTTCTGAGCTTCGGAGTGATGGGTGGTGCGACGCAACCGCAGGGACACGTTCAGATCATTTCAAATATCATCGACTTCGGAATGAATCTGCAGGAGGCCGGTGATGCCCCCCGAATTCTGCATTCCGGATCATCGCAGCCGACGGGTGAATCCATGACCGACGGAGGCACTCTGGCGCTGGAATCCGGCTTCCCTCAGAAGACGCTGGACGACCTGCGACGTCGCGGCCACAACTTCAAACCGCAGCCAGGCGCTTTTGGCGGGTACCAGGGAATTGGATACGATCTTCAGCGGGATCTGTATATCGGAGCTTCAGAAAGTCGTAAAGACGGAATGGCAGCCGGATACTGA
- a CDS encoding type II secretion system F family protein — protein MSSYIIIGCLIAVIGIALKQMFGSTSAERPRLDLNQSPHPSQPPAAENREHQQRLEALAHGPANSTNPDRKSQNTAGQNSESSLDRFTSPISGAIHAATSQLSDFGDALRSGAANVSGSAPVASFAVPQSELQTSTWRDRKLFSSFSGILTDNDLQLRALQPEELPIPEDDYIFGSVTPSLAALLPESEERREHQRMNLSAAGYRSRASWLNLSAIRFVLAFLALVFFGVLLIMAPPALELWILGAVVLAPLLMWALPPLLVAFKASDRKADIDRGLPDVLDMLNMGVSQGLTVPQSLKRIAGELSGVHPALAEELSIVNRQTEVGSLVQGLKNFSHRIDTPDVHSFTSLLMQSESTGTSISRSLTEYSDSIRSSLKERADARANAASFVLLFPVALCLMPSVFMFLLGPAIVELSDFWNNRAEQLNEERDNALDTLDQQPTLDLRRFSQNGQGGI, from the coding sequence ATGTCGTCCTACATAATTATTGGCTGTTTGATTGCTGTCATCGGCATCGCACTGAAGCAGATGTTCGGCAGCACATCAGCAGAGCGGCCGCGTCTGGATCTCAATCAGAGTCCACACCCATCGCAGCCGCCTGCCGCCGAAAACCGAGAGCACCAGCAACGGCTCGAAGCACTTGCGCACGGTCCTGCAAACAGTACCAATCCGGACAGGAAGAGTCAGAATACGGCTGGTCAAAACAGTGAAAGTTCACTCGATCGCTTCACAAGTCCGATCAGTGGCGCGATTCACGCAGCAACATCACAGCTGTCTGATTTTGGTGATGCCCTTCGATCCGGTGCCGCCAATGTGTCGGGATCAGCTCCGGTGGCGTCGTTTGCTGTTCCACAAAGCGAATTACAGACATCGACATGGCGTGATCGGAAGCTGTTTTCCTCCTTCAGCGGAATCCTGACCGATAACGATCTGCAGCTTCGCGCGCTTCAACCGGAAGAACTACCGATCCCTGAAGACGATTACATTTTTGGTTCCGTCACCCCTTCACTGGCAGCGTTGCTGCCGGAATCCGAAGAACGGCGAGAACATCAACGAATGAACCTTAGCGCAGCGGGTTATCGTTCGCGTGCTTCGTGGCTGAACCTCAGCGCAATTCGTTTTGTGCTCGCATTCCTGGCACTCGTCTTTTTCGGTGTCCTGCTAATCATGGCTCCCCCGGCACTGGAACTCTGGATTCTGGGTGCCGTCGTATTGGCTCCGTTGCTGATGTGGGCTTTGCCGCCACTCCTCGTGGCATTCAAGGCGAGCGATCGAAAGGCTGACATTGACCGGGGTCTTCCGGACGTTCTTGATATGCTGAACATGGGTGTCAGCCAGGGATTAACAGTCCCACAGTCATTGAAGCGAATTGCCGGCGAACTCAGCGGCGTTCATCCCGCACTGGCTGAAGAACTATCCATCGTCAATCGACAAACAGAGGTTGGTTCGCTGGTTCAGGGGCTGAAGAATTTTTCCCACCGAATCGATACACCAGACGTCCATTCATTCACATCACTGTTGATGCAGTCAGAAAGCACAGGAACCAGTATCTCGCGTTCGCTGACCGAGTACAGTGACAGCATTCGCAGTTCATTGAAAGAACGAGCGGATGCACGAGCCAACGCGGCGTCTTTTGTGTTGCTGTTCCCGGTCGCGCTGTGCCTGATGCCATCCGTCTTCATGTTCCTGCTGGGTCCTGCCATTGTGGAATTGAGTGACTTCTGGAATAACCGAGCGGAGCAACTCAACGAGGAACGCGATAACGCACTGGATACACTCGACCAACAGCCCACGCTGGATCTGCGGCGGTTTTCACAGAACGGTCAGGGCGGTATCTGA